A stretch of Sebastes fasciatus isolate fSebFas1 chromosome 19, fSebFas1.pri, whole genome shotgun sequence DNA encodes these proteins:
- the LOC141757058 gene encoding uncharacterized protein LOC141757058: MEEENVCCSLPDVPVLQQPQQESWASIDHQYTNGEPETIVWGDTEVQINPEHGTDQLSPKAGRKTPEELEPWEQEIWPMTCTSAPLSFATVQWDMPDPSGEKPSLMTDSSSANELESGGVTSLDTTSPSLHQDINAELFKPEGRGEEDEFDSQLLNSNLQWIGSGSEPCDAADVQEPPTQEREDPTHELLDSNNEIPLSTDSEEEEGHSATSDTGQTVTDLINIFEEIEVSGDEAYSFVNLKLEEEQEEPGVLLTGQEDSEEEQTSANGAGNGEEGEGEEEEQINVSCAEESEEAKAVSCPSDVELPAEPLQADDTGPAVNPDKLIDLQQAELLGTEEDTELLERLHEDPTGETAAPEMCKDVDQIVDPEQSEAADDSVEPLVQAADDAERIENSPDILELIQKLKETSCLEQGDCDQTTSQDTEPSPQPEHAESEQLEMPEESEQIQAEVSQDQLGQHLEQSPEMELTEESTQPEHADPPEESTQTVCVEAEDPGVAEQQEQTEPPEQNEQTLQTADLSQPTLSETNESGVTEHLSPETEVTQQTAEAELNQVDKQAETSHQGEEVGGAGDGSVQTVVANGEPPKSPETAVPHMNGDEVNREMARRLAERLFKLDGIQRVDVVKHLDKDNDFSRAVGEEYLKHFDFTEQTLDHALRSFLKVVILIGETQERERVLQHFACRFHECNPDSFTSSESVLALTCALMLLNTDLHGQNVGKSMSSSKFVSNLDGMNEEGNFSKDLLKSLYNSIKSEPLQWAVDDEELKSSVLVDEDAAEDAPQRSKANPFQDVPHDKTAAVVKQGFVQRKLHADIDGKRTPWGRRSWKTFYGVLRGMVLYLQKDDRRDQPTDEDVVSVHHSLAEQAADYTKKPHVFRLQTADWRVFLFQASSKVEMYSWISRINLVSALHSSPPFPAAVGSQRRFCRPILPCSQSAHTLERQLQSYAGMLESFTADLSYLHENLPEGKKAKAKELEEHRVRAEYLQHEMCRYEIYIQGLEAWKSVKTTGRLSVADLSLFDKAVSADSLGDEDYDEGGLKKSHSSPSLDLEMAPPTVIKVRRNISERRTYRRTIIPRWHKEV; encoded by the exons ATGGAGGAGGAAAACGTGTGCTGCTCTCTGCCAGATGTTCCAGTCCTTCAGCAGCCTCAACAAGAGTCATGGGCCTCTATAGACCACCAGTACACCAATGGAGAGCCGGAGACCATTGTGTGGGGCGACACAGAGGTGCAGATAAACCCCGAACACGGGACGGATCAACTCTCCCCGAAGGCAGGACGAAAGACTCCTGAGGAGTTAGAGCCATGGGAGCAGGAAATATGGCCGATGACATGTACCAGTGCTCCGCTGTCCTTCGCCACAGTGCAGTGGGACATGCCCGACCCCTCTGGAGAGAAACCTTCACTGATGACTGACAGCAGCTCGGCCAATGAGCTGGAATCCGGCGGCGTGACGAGCCTAGACACCACTTCCCCGTCACTTCACCAAGACATTAATGCAGAGCTTTTCAAACCGGAGGGCAGAGGGGAAGAAGATGAGTTTGATTCACAGCTTCTCAACTCAAATCTACAATGGATAGGAAGCGGCTCAGAG CCATGTGATGCTGCAGATGTGCAAGAGCCGCCGACACAGGAAAGGGAAGATCCCACACATGAGCTGTTAGACAGTAATAACG AAATCCCACTGAGTACAGActcagaagaagaggagggtcaCTCAGCAACGTCAGATACAGGTCAAACTGTAACTGacttaatcaatatttttgaaGAGATTGAAGTCTCAGGAGATGAAGCGTACagttttgtcaatttaaaactagaagaggaacaggaggagccCGGCGTTCTGCTGACTGGACAGGAAGACTCCGAGGAAGAGCAAACCTCAGCGAACGGTGCTGGGAACGGGGAGGAAGgcgagggagaagaggaggagcagataaACGTGTCCTGTGCTGAAGAAAGTGAAGAGGCAAAAGCTGTCAGTTGTCCGAGTGATGT GGAGCTTCCTGCAGAGCCACTACAAGCTGACGACACTGGACCGGCCGTAAACCCAGATAAGCTAATTGATCTGCAGCAGGCAGAGCTTTTGGGGACTGAAGAGGACACAGAGTTACTAGAACGGTTACATGAAGATCCCACAGGTGAGACTGCAGCGCCAGAAATGTGCAAAGACGTAGATCAGATCGTGGACCCCGAACAGTCAGAGGCTGCGGACGACAGCGTTGAACCATTGGTACAGGCGGCAGATGATGCAGAGAGGATAGAAAACTCACCAGACATACTAGAGCTGATTCAAAAACTGAAGGAGACGAGTTGTTTAGAGCAAGGAGATTGTGACCAAACAACGTCACAGGACACAGAGCCGTCACCGCAGCCTGAACACGCCGAGTCCGAGCAGCTCGAGATGCCCGAAGAGTCCGAGCAGATCCAAGCAGAGGTGTCACAAGACCAGTTAGGACAACATCTGGAACAGTCACCAGAGATGGAACTAACAGAAGAGTCAACCCAACCTGAACATGCAGACCCGCCAGAGGAGTCTACTCAGACAGTTTGTGTTGAAGCTGAAGACCCCGGAGTGGCGGAGCAGCAAGAACAGACGGAGCCACCGGAGCAGAATGAGCAGACGCTGCAAACGGCCGACTTGTCTCAGCCAACGCTCTCTGAGACAAATGAGTCAGGAGTAACAGAGCATCTGTCTCCTGAGACCGAGGTCACACAGCAGACAGCAGAGGCCGAGCTCAATCAGGTGGACAAACAGGCTGAGACGTCACATCAGGGTGAAGAAGTGGGAGGTGCCGGGGACGGATCCGTGCAAACAGTTGTCGCAAATGGAGAGCCACCCAAATCCCCCGAGACAGCAGTACCTCATATGAATGGAGACGAGGTGAACAGAGAGATGGCCCGCCGCCTCGCTGAGCGGCTGTTTAAGTTGGATGGGATCCAACGTGTGGACGTGGTGAAGCACTTAGACAAAGA TAATGACTTCAGTCGTGCAGTCGGGGAAGAATACCTCAAACACTTTGACTTCACCGAACAAACTCTGGATCATGCCCTGAG atctTTTCTGAAAGTGGTGATACTGATAGGAGAGACCCAGGAGAGGGAGCGTGTGCTGCAGCATTTCGCCTGCCGCTTCCACGAGTGCAACCCCGACTCCTTCACCTCCTCAG AGTCAGTTTTGGCTCTCACGTGTGCTTTGATGCTTCTCAACACTGACTTGCACGGACAG AATGTAGGAAAATCCATGTCCTCGTCCAAATTTGTGTCCAACCTCGATGGGATGAATGAAGAAGGAAACTTCAGCAAGGATCTCTTGAAA AGTCTTTACAACTCCATAAAGAGTGAGCCGCTACAGTGGGCTGT TGACGATGAGGAGTTGAAGAGCTCCGTGTTGGTGGACGAAGATGCAGCAGAAGATGCGCCGCAGCGTTCAAAAGCCAACCCCTTCCAGGACGTTCCTCATGACAAAACGGCCGCTGTGGTCAAACAGGGATTTGTCCAGAGAAAGCTGCACGCCGACATTGACGGCAAACGCA CTCCGTGGGGGAGGAGAAGCTGGAAGACTTTCTACGGCGTGCTGAGGGGAATGGTCCTTTACTTACAGAAG gatgaTAGGAGGGACCAGCCGACTGACGAGGACGTGGTGAGCGTGCATCACTCTCTGGCCGAGCAGGCGGCCGACTACACCAAGAAGCCACACGTCTTCCGTTTGCAGACGGCCGACTGGAGGGTTTTCCTCTTTCAGGCCTC ATCCAAAGTGGAGATGTATTCATGGATCAGCCGCATCAACCTGGTTTCGGCTCTTCACTCCTCGCCTCCGTTCCCCGCCGCCGTCGGCTCTCAGAGGAGATTCTGCCGACCGATCCTCCCCTGCTCGCAGTCTGCTCACACTCTG GAACGTCAGCTGCAGTCTTATGCAGGAATGCTGGAGTCCTTCACGGCGGACTTGTCGTACCTGCACGAAAACCTGCCAGAGGGCAAAAAAGCCAAAGCcaaggagctggaggagcaTCGTGTCAGAGCGGAGTACCTGCAGCACGAG ATGTGTCGCTATGAGATCTACATCCAGGGGCTGGAGGCCTGGAAGAGCGTGAAGACGACGGGCAGGTTGAGCGTCGCAGACCTGAGCCTGTTTGATAAAGCAGTGTCTGCAGACTCTCTGGGGGATGAAGATTATGATGAAGGCGGGCTGAAAAAGTCCCACTCCAGCCCGTCTCTGGACCTGGAGATGGCTCCTCCGACGGTGATCAAAGTCAGACGCAACATCTCAGAGAGACGGACATATCGCAGGACCATCATTCCTCGGTGGCATAAAGAGGTCTGA
- the LOC141757269 gene encoding uncharacterized protein LOC141757269: MATSSDLKVFLESSLNEIFRATVSDIIDSVDRTLSEYQGTIHRIESENEGLKRLLLAQKSPEAAAQDIHEQDATEKFSEWNNRPINSTQGLFTMSIRSSDKKSFRRKQKDKMRESASSSSFLLQPDHMVETPCVNTAEVGASTQNMISVKTEPGLDESGAIDLSQPSSLLNLTMRPIKNESAEVSFDDAYATLPPSTGLEQDPRGSDGEVKVTIVSDTYMQDGQFIKTEEEEQNGVLQYDNDGFTKPELSYYPEAAASRQVVEPEVVANEENAAVAADAFVEVPNNFLRCPTCPKTFSRAASLNIHIKTHSAEKAHSCSYCGKRFGRSDLLKSHKRTHTGERPYSCNLCSKTYAHPSQLRIHKRVHTGEKPYSCSHCGKRFNEHNQLKVHLRTHTGERPYSCQECGKTFSNAGNLRIHERIHTGEKPYCCAQCGKRFNGLGDLKTHYRIHTGERPYSCELCKKTFSQAGHLTIHMRMHTGERPYSCNECGKKFTVASSLKLHQRTHTGEKEYICSFCSKSFSRSGHLKRHELVHTKEKIYLCSQCGKTYTDQSSLKKHLKMHAAKEQKDQSEGRTSDAETSRPSASETLSDTVKNQNQILGDE, from the exons ATGGCCACGTCTAGTGATCTGAAGGTCTTCCTGGAGTCCTCCCTGAACGAGATCTTTAGAGCCACAGTGAGCGACATCATCGACTCAGTGGACCGGACCCTGTCCGAGTACCAGGGCACCATACACAGGATCGAGTCCGAGAACGAGGGCCTGAAGCGGCTGCTGCTAGCTCAGAAGAGCCCCGAGGCTGCTGCACAAG atattcATGAACAAGATGCCACTGAAAAGTTTTCAGAGTGGAACAATCGGCCCATTAACTCCACCCAGGGCCTGTTCACGATGTCCATACGCAGCAGTGACAAGAAGAGCTTCAGGAGGAAGCAAAAGGACAAGATGAGGGAGAGcgcatcctcttcctcctttttacTGCAACCTGATCACATGGTAGAAACACCATGTGTGAACACAGCAGAGGTAGGTGCATCCACCCAAAACATGATATCTGTAAAAACAGAGCCTGGCCTGGATGAAAGTGGTGCTATTGACCTCTCCCAGCCTTCGTCCCTCCTCAATCTGACAATGAGGCCGATAAAAAATGAAAGCGCGGAAGTTAGTTTCGACGATGCATATGCCACTCTGCCGCCATCTACAGGCCTCGAACAAGACCCCAGAGGCAGCGACGGTGAAGTTAAGGTCACCATTGTTTCTGACACTTACATGCAGGATGGACAGTTCATTAagacggaggaagaggagcagaatgGGGTGTTGCAGTATGACAATGACGGTTTCACTAAGCCTGAGTTGAGCTATTACCCTGAGGCGGCTGCAAGCAGACAGGTTGTGGAGCCAGAAGTAGTGGCGAATGAAGAAAACGCTGCTGTTGCCGCAGATGCATTTGTGGAGGTTCCCAACAACTTTCTGCGCTGCCCCACCTGTCCCAAAACATTCAGTCGAGCAGCTTCGCTCAACATCCACATCAAGACGCACAGCGCCGAAAAGGCCCACAGCTGCAGCTACTGCGGCAAACGCTTCGGCCGGTCCGATCTCCTCAAGTCCCACAAGCGCACGCACACAGGAGAGAGACCCTACAGCTGCAACCTCTGCAGTAAAACGTACGCCCATCCCAGTCAGCTCCGGATACACAAACGCGTCCACACCGGAGAGAAGCCGTATTCCTGCTCGCACTGCGGGAAGCGCTTCAACGAGCACAACCAGCTCAAAGTCCACTTGCGGACTCACACCGGGGAGAGGCCTTACAGCTGCCAGGAGTGCGGCAAAACTTTCAGCAACGCGGGCAACCTGCGCATACACGAGAGGATCCACACCGGCGAGAAGCCGTACTGCTGCGCTCAGTGCGGGAAACGGTTCAACGGCTTGGGCGACCTCAAAACACACTACAGGATTCACACTGGTGAGAGGCCCTACAGCTGCGAGCTGTGTAAGAAGACCTTCAGCCAGGCGGGCCATCTCACCATACACATGCGGATGCACACGGGAGAAAGGCCGTACAGCTGCAACGAGTGCGGCAAGAAGTTCACGGTGGCCAGCAGCCTCAAACTGCACCAGAGGACTCACACCGGAGAGAAGGAGTACATCTGCTCGTTCTGCAGCAAGAGCTTCAGCAGGTCGGGTCACCTGAAGAGACACGAGCTGGTCCACACCAAAGAGAAGATCTATCTCTGCAGCCAGTGTGGGAAGACCTACACGGACCAGTCGTCCCTTAAGAAGCACCTGAAGATGCACGCGGCCAAGGAGCAGAAGGATCAGAGCGAGGGAAGGACTAGCGACGCCGAAACAAGCCGACCTTCAGCCTCGGAGACGCTTTCAGACACTGTTAAAAATCAGAACCAAATTCTTGGAGATGAGTAA
- the hcar2 gene encoding proteinase-activated receptor 3 → MCLSNRSLFLWLVSSDPAVMEVFYINSSMHFVSHIPLNYTDSERTVYERCKDMPAVIIWYLGLQFINMFLGIPANLMVLWLIRKNKGDSSTSDIFIFQLAILDAIFCLIPPLELANIVFLTTSSTWYVLRFFYGIKDSSPLFLSCICLDRYMAVVHPITFTELKDRHHRAVLAIIAWLITLAYAAAKCVGNIVNFEKVFTAMILAAFAFMVFCNIAILWALRQSGPGRDEMHPVKKRAFKMVLIILAIIVFNYFPPVALFPFQHYFSPDVFRCYIHYVAFGLMDFSSSIQPMLYLSKEKLNCCKRSTTQTP, encoded by the coding sequence ATGTGTTTATCTAACAGGTCTTTGTTTCTCTGGCTGGTGTCCTCTGATCCAGCCGTCATGGAGGTTTTCTACATCAACTCCTCGATGCACTTCGTCTCCCACATACCCCTCAACTACACCGACAGTGAGAGGACGGTGTACGAGCGTTGCAAAGACATGCCTGCTGTTATCATTTGGTACCTTGGCCTGCAGTTCATCAACATGTTCCTGGGCATTCCGGCCAACCTCATGGTGCTGTGGCTCATCCGCAAGAACAAGGGGGACTCCTCCACCTCAGATATCTTCATCTTTCAACTGGCCATTTTAGACGCAATCTTCTGTCTCATCCCTCCCCTTGAGCTGGCCAACATAGTCTTCctcaccaccagcagcacctgGTACGTGCTGCGCTTTTTCTACGGCATCAAAGACTCCtcgcctctcttcctctcctgcatCTGCCTGGACCGCTACATGGCCGTGGTCCACCCCATCACCTTCACCGAGCTCAAGGACCGTCACCACAGGGCGGTCCTGGCAATCATAGCCTGGCTGATCACCCTGGCCTACGCCGCCGCTAAGTGCGTGGGCAACATCGTCAACTTCGAGAAGGTCTTCACGGCGATGATCCTCGCGGCGTTCGCCTTCATGGTGTTCTGCAACATCGCGATCCTCTGGGCGCTGAGGCAGTCTGGGCCCGGCAGAGACGAGATGCATCCTGTGAAGAAGAGAGCCTTCAAGATGGTCCTCATCATCCTTGCCATCATAGTGTTCAACTACTTCCCGCCTGTCGCTCTGTTCCCCTTCCAGCACTACTTCTCTCCGGACGTGTTTCGCTGCTACATTCACTACGTCGCATTCGGCTTGATGGACTTCAGCAGCAGCATTCAACCGATGCTCTACCTGTCCAAGGAAAAGCTCAACTGCTGCAAGAGGAGCACGACACAAACCCCATAG